One Branchiostoma floridae strain S238N-H82 chromosome 15, Bfl_VNyyK, whole genome shotgun sequence DNA window includes the following coding sequences:
- the LOC118431619 gene encoding leucine-rich repeat and transmembrane domain-containing protein 2-like: MSNKARRLLVLLLIILKEAGPTAACSSSCLSQCYCSRGRGLTSVPQDVPTTITWLDLRSNAITNITDIFEGLGNLKWLYLNSNDIRRIEAGTFNDTTQLSVLDLSVRIDNNPWQCDCRMLPFRQRMNGSYPFEDQMKCAGPGNLAGQFLRYENPEDLIFEYDTIAEINQQESPHQSAGNMQHLGSYSDVYEIQSPSLGPENGAHPQARQGPQSNKYENSQVIAAAAKDAAAGPQVIMNEDEYESVDNQSQTAAAPGADSPNHYEPLRNPSGQQQHTYTSLLPRDSQHH; this comes from the exons ATGTCCAACAAAGCGAGGAGGCTGCTGGTTCTTCTgctgatcatcctgaaggaagcTGGACCGACCgcagcctgcagcagcagctgtttgTCACAATGTTACTGCAGCCGTGGCAGAGGCCTCACCAGTGTTCCTCAGGACGTGCCTACAACCATCACTTGGCTTGACTTACGGAGCAACGCCATCACAAACATAA ctgacatatttgaaGGACTTGGTAACCTAAAGTGGCTTTACCTTAACAGTAATGACATCCGCAGAATCGAGGCAGGCACCTTCAATGACACAACGCAGCTTAGCGTTCTAGATCTTAG TGTTAGGATtgacaacaacccctggcagtgtgactgtaggatgcttCCCTTTAGACAGAGGATGAACGGGTCTTACCCATTTGAAGACCAGATGAAATGTGCCGGACCTGGCAACCTTGCAGGGCAATTCTTACGATATGAAAATCCTGAAGACCTGATCT TTGAGTATGACACCATAGCAGAAATCAACCAACAGGAAAGTCCACACCAAAGTGCAGGAAACATGCAGCATCTCGGCAGCTATAGTGATGTTTATGAGATTCAATCTCCCTCCTTGGGCCCTGAAAATGGTGCCCATCCACAAGCAAGACAAGGCCCACAGTCCAACAAATATGAGAACAGCCAGGTCATTGCAGCAGCTGCTAAAGATGCTGCAGCTGGTCCTCAGGTTATCATGAATGAGGATGAATATGAGTCAGTTGATAACCAATCCCAGACAGCagctgcccctggtgctgatagTCCAAACCACTATGAACCCCTGAGGAACCCCAGTGGTCAGCAGCAGCACACCTACACATCCCTGCTGCCTCGTGATTCACAACATCATTAG
- the LOC118431620 gene encoding chondroadherin-like: protein MPNKARRLLVLLLIILKEAGPTAACSSSCSSDCSCSNRGLTGVPQDLPTDITWLKLESNAITTLSQTDFSRYKRLIILHLHSNQISMIHNKTFRNLTSLTWLELGENQLTTLPADIFVGLGNLQTLSLWRNEITSLAVDIFVGLGNLRYLYLHSNQLTTLPADIFVGLGNLHWLSLDRNDIHSIQAGTFHDTTQLRILKLEYNNIRTIPAHTFGNQLQLEELRLNHNNISTFPLEALSKLNISLMSKLILNNNQMETLPAMAYDILASVPVREAYLLDDLGPTVIIENNPWQCDCRMAPFRQRMNGSYPFEAEIRCAGPGNLAGQLLQDVNPEDLICEETTPIYSTSKYDTVADINQQESPHHENMQGLDSFGYLVLPPPLPPENLTGPQADAHNESGDEADRTVGGHDTWADDTEYDDVISRVKSTKEDPQSHKYENNQMIEDAAASPRDIVYDNDDESVDNQSQKTAAGADSPNHYEPLRNPSGQHQHTYTSLLPHDLQH from the exons ATGCCCAACAAAGCGAGGAGGCTGCTGGTTCTTCTgctgatcatcctgaaggaagcTGGACCGACCgcagcctgcagcagcagctgttcatCAGACTGTTCCTGCAGCAACAGAGGCCTCACCGGTGTTCCTCAGGACCTGCCTACAGACATCACTTGGCTAAAGTTGGAAAGCAACGCCATCACAACCTTAAGTCAGACTGACTTCTCAAGATATAAGAGATTGATAATATTACATCTTCATTCCAATCAGATCTCCATGATCCACAACAAAACATTCCGCAACTTAACCAGCCTAACCTGGCTGGAGCTGGGGGAAAATCAGTTaactactctcccagctgacatatttgtgggactggGTAATCTGCAAACATTATCACTTTGGAGGAATGAGATTACTAGTCTTGCAgttgacatatttgtgggacttggtAATCTGCGATACTTGTATCTTCACTCAAACCAGTTaactactctcccagctgaTATATTTGTGGGACTGGGTAATCTACATTGGCTTTCCCTTGACAGGAATGATATCCACAGTATTCAGGCAGGCACCTTCCATGACACAACACAGCTTAGAATTCTAAAACTTGAATACAACAACATCAGAACCATCCCAGCTCACACATTTGGGAATCAACTTCAGCTTGAAGAACTGAGACTTAATCATAATAACATCAGCACTTTCCCTTTAGAAGCTTTATCAAAGTTGAATATTTCATTGATGTCAAAACTTATATTAAACAATAACCAAATGGAGACACTCCCAGCAATGGCATATGACATACTGGCCTCTGTTCCAGTTAGGGAAGCTTACCTACTAGATGACCTTGGTCCAACTGTTATTATTGagaacaacccctggcagtgtgactgtaggatggctCCCTTTAGACAGAGGATGAATGGGTCTTACCCATTTGAAGCCGAAATCAGATGTGCTGGACCTGGTAACCTTGCAGGGCAACTCTTACAGGATGTAAATCCTGAGGACCTGATCTGTGAGGAGACGACACCAATATACTCCACTTCAA AGTATGATACCGTAGCTGACATCAACCAACAAGAAAGTCCACACCATGAAAACATGCAGGGTCTTGACAGCTTTGGCTATCTGGTTTtgccccctccccttccccCTGAAAATCTAACTGGCCCTCAGGCTGATGCCCATAATGAATCAGGAGATGAAGCTGATCGCACAGTTGGTGGTCATGACACATGGGCAGATGACACAGAGTATGATGATGTCATTAGTCGggtaaaatctacaaaagaagACCCACAGTCCCACAAATATGAAAACAACCAGATGATTGAAGATGCTGCAGCTAGTCCACGGGATATTGTgtatgacaatgatgatgagtCAGTTGATAACCAGTCCCAGAAAACAGCTGCTGGTGCTGATAGTCCAAACCACTATGAACCCCTGAGGAACCCCAGTGGTCAGCATCAGCACACCTACACATCCCTGCTGCCTCATGATTTACAACATTAA